The nucleotide sequence CCCTGGAGATGGTGGAAGAGGCGCTGAGCCTCGGCAGCAGGGTCTGTGGGGTCCCTCCACTCCTGCACGGTGACGCCGGGTCGGGTCCGgtcgcagcccagccctgcgggaGGGCGAGGTGGTgatggtggggggtccccagctgccctcccgggggtcccggctcccctccccagcacctgtCCTCTCCTTCTGGTGGCAGCAGCTCCACTTGTCCCCGCGGAAGACGCCAGGGTGGTAGGCGCGCAGCAGGCGGGGGTTGTTGGCGCACGCCTTGCGCAGGGCCCACAGCCACTGGTTCAGCTCGTTGACGCACTGGGGGGGGTCGAGGGGGCTGTGACACCCCCCATAGTGCATGTGTCCCCCCCATGGTCCCCACCCCACCTTGCACTGGAGGTaggctgtctcctgctgcccgtCCGTGCCCAGGTAGACCACCTGCATGACGTGGTTGCTCCCGAAGCTCTTCTCCTCCACCTTCTCAGCAGCGAGGACGTCGGTCAGGGCGATGGCACCGCTACGCTGGGGGGCGAGGACACAACACCATGACACTGGTCAGTGCCACCCACCCTGCACCACCCCACTGCCCCTGGCACCCCCCACCTCAGCGCCGGGGCTCTTGCTGAAGCTGAGGGTCTCCCCGGTGAGGCAGAAGTGGAGCTTCTTGGCGGCGGCGGCCAGCAGTGGCCCCTTGCCCCGCGTCTTGAGGACGAAGAGCGGCCCCTCCTTCACCACCGCAGCAGGGGGGCCTGGCAGCCGCccctcgccttcctcctcctcctcttcctctgtccccaCCAGCCGGGCGATGAAGTCCTTCATCTGGGCGATGCcctgctgcagggtgggcaccagCGGGGCCAGCCAGGCCTCCTTAGCCCGCCCGGCCACCGGCTCCATGTTGCCTAcgatctggacagcctggagaccaCCAGGGACTGCAGAGTCACCAGACCCAGCCCTCCCCCATGGGAAGCAGCCAGGCACCCCAAAAACCCTGCCTTGGGgtgtcccccctcctccccaccccaccttgGCCAGGAGCAGCAGCGTGCGGCTGGTGCGCGCGTCGGCATGCATCTCCCGCAGGTGGAAGAGCTTGGGGGTCATGATGGCCGGCGAGAAGAAGCGGAGGCAGAGGAAGCTGGTGACGGCCACGAACTTGGCGCGCTGCGGCCGGCCGAGGCGGGGGGAGACACGTGAGAGTCTGTCCCAGCGTGGGACCAGCGTTGGACATCCCTGGTGGGTCTGTCCCAACACGGGCTGGTCCCTGGTGGGTCTGTCCCAGCGTTGGACATCCCTGGTGGGTCTGTCCCAACATGGGCTGGTCCCTGGTGGGTCTGTCCCAGCGTTGGACATCCCTGGTGGGTCTGTCCCAACACGGGCTGGTCCCTGGCCTTCCATACATGGATGCTCCAGGGACGTGGGGGCTGGCTTCTGGCACAGGGCTCCTGTCTGGGTGCAGCACGGCCCCACGGTCCCCCTGTGCCCTGtccctggggggctgcccccATGCCCAAGAGGGGACCCCACCAACTAAAGCTGGGGTCTGCCCAGCACACCCCACTCCCCAGGGATGTCCCTGTTTGACCCCGGTCCATCCCTCGCTGCAGCTCGACCTGGTGCTGGGGGAAGCGCTCCCCGACGCGGCCGAAGAGCTGCCGGAAAGCGGCTCGGATGACGGGGGGACACGCTGGGGCCGACTTGCTGATGGCGTCCAGCAGCTCGCCCAGGTAGGACTGGAGGTGCTGGCGGCCCTGCTCGATCACCTCGCCCTCCGTCTGCACCCGGTGCAGCCCGGAgcacctgcgggcaccggcactgTCAGCCCCACAGCCGGGGtcccccctgccccgccgccccgcacgccCCTTACCCGACATCTTTGATCTCCACCTTGCTGGGGTCCAGCTCCACATACTTCTTCTCCTCGAACACGCGGGTGATGGTGGGTCCCAGGACAGCGTGCAGGTACGGCATCCCCGTCACCTGCCGAGTGACCGTGCAGTGGAAGGTGACGGGGGGCTCGGCCACAAGTTTGGCACCCGACACCCCCAGACTCCCCAATAAGGGCCACCCAGGGACCTTCTCCAACCTCCCAGCACCAGGGGAAGACACAGTCTCACCAGCCCTCCTAGTGCTCTCCCCGGGAACCGGCCCCAGGAGGGACAGCCCAGAGCCAGGGTGACCTGGGAAGCGCAGGTTTGGGGCAGTGTGGCACCTTGAGGAAGGACTCCATCGACTTCGAGGCCAGAGAGTTGCTCCGGAACAAAGTGCTGGGCTCGCCTGCAAAACAGGAGAGGGTCTCTGGCCTGGGGGACAGCCCCAGGTCACCCACTGGGCAGCTGCAATCACAGGGGGCGTTAACAGGGGCTCTGCCCTCCACCCCTGGCTGTTTCCATGGGATTCACTGGGATTTCCTGACCTTGAGCCGCCTGCTTCTCCACCAACATCAGCCAACCTCAGCCCATGAGTTCCTAGGGATGAACCCAACAGGTCCCCACCCAGAGCACCGCATGACGGCTGAACCTCAACTATCACCCCCAAAAAATCACCCCACAAGATCCTGGAGGTTTTGCAGCCCCAGGAGATGGTTGGAAGCCCCTGGCTCTGCTCCGTGCTCCAGCCTTACAGGGCTTGGCCAGCTCCAGCTCGAAGAGCAGATCCAGGAACTCCTTGACCAGCC is from Opisthocomus hoazin isolate bOpiHoa1 chromosome 20, bOpiHoa1.hap1, whole genome shotgun sequence and encodes:
- the LOC104328723 gene encoding ras GTPase-activating protein 4 isoform X2; the protein is MARRSALSIRIVEGRNLPAKDITGSSDPYCIVKIDDEAIIRTATVWKTLSPFWGEEYEVHLQPTFHSVSIYVMDEDALSRDDVIGKVCITRDMLAEHPKGYSGWVSLSEVDPDEEVQGEIHLRVEVQGSRGSRRLLRCAVLEARDLARKDRNGASDPFVRLRYNGKAQESTVVKKSCYPRWNETFEFELAEPSEEKLCVEVWDWDLVGRNDFLGKVVVSIQGLEAAGQEDGWFRLRPDKSKPREDECRGSLGSLQLQVRLRDETVLPSHCYQPLVQLLCQEVKLGRQDGQVHLVTLLDETTTAECRQEVAVSLVKLFLGQGLVKEFLDLLFELELAKPCEPSTLFRSNSLASKSMESFLKVTGMPYLHAVLGPTITRVFEEKKYVELDPSKVEIKDVGCSGLHRVQTEGEVIEQGRQHLQSYLGELLDAISKSAPACPPVIRAAFRQLFGRVGERFPQHQRAKFVAVTSFLCLRFFSPAIMTPKLFHLREMHADARTSRTLLLLAKQGIAQMKDFIARLVGTEEEEEEEGEGRLPGPPAAVVKEGPLFVLKTRGKGPLLAAAAKKLHFCLTGETLSFSKSPGAERSGAIALTDVLAAEKVEEKSFGSNHVMQVVYLGTDGQQETAYLQCKCVNELNQWLWALRKACANNPRLLRAYHPGVFRGDKWSCCHQKERTGLGCDRTRPGVTVQEWRDPTDPAAEAQRLFHHLQGLQGTLREKYWELLEPAAARHGPQGDGAPLPEGLSQLFGALRDLERCHRLAQPPDPLAPTRLQQQT
- the LOC104328723 gene encoding ras GTPase-activating protein 4 isoform X1, whose translation is MARRSALSIRIVEGRNLPAKDITGSSDPYCIVKIDDEAIIRTATVWKTLSPFWGEEYEVHLQPTFHSVSIYVMDEDALSRDDVIGKVCITRDMLAEHPKGYSGWVSLSEVDPDEEVQGEIHLRVEVQGSRGSRRLLRCAVLEARDLARKDRNGASDPFVRLRYNGKAQESTVVKKSCYPRWNETFEFELAEPSEEKLCVEVWDWDLVGRNDFLGKVVVSIQGLEAAGQEDGWFRLRPDKSKPREDECRGSLGSLQLQVRLRDETVLPSHCYQPLVQLLCQEVKLGRQDGQVHLVTLLDETTTAECRQEVAVSLVKLFLGQGLVKEFLDLLFELELAKPCEPSTLFRSNSLASKSMESFLKVTGMPYLHAVLGPTITRVFEEKKYVELDPSKVEIKDVGCSGLHRVQTEGEVIEQGRQHLQSYLGELLDAISKSAPACPPVIRAAFRQLFGRVGERFPQHQRAKFVAVTSFLCLRFFSPAIMTPKLFHLREMHADARTSRTLLLLAKAVQIVGNMEPVAGRAKEAWLAPLVPTLQQGIAQMKDFIARLVGTEEEEEEEGEGRLPGPPAAVVKEGPLFVLKTRGKGPLLAAAAKKLHFCLTGETLSFSKSPGAERSGAIALTDVLAAEKVEEKSFGSNHVMQVVYLGTDGQQETAYLQCKCVNELNQWLWALRKACANNPRLLRAYHPGVFRGDKWSCCHQKERTGLGCDRTRPGVTVQEWRDPTDPAAEAQRLFHHLQGLQGTLREKYWELLEPAAARHGPQGDGAPLPEGLSQLFGALRDLERCHRLAQPPDPLAPTRLQQQT
- the LOC104328723 gene encoding ras GTPase-activating protein 4 isoform X4, which encodes MRPSSGLPRCGRRCPRSGGRSTRCTSSPPFTASPSTSWMRMRSGYSGWVSLSEVDPDEEVQGEIHLRVEVQGSRGSRRLLRCAVLEARDLARKDRNGASDPFVRLRYNGKAQESTVVKKSCYPRWNETFEFELAEPSEEKLCVEVWDWDLVGRNDFLGKVVVSIQGLEAAGQEDGWFRLRPDKSKPREDECRGSLGSLQLQVRLRDETVLPSHCYQPLVQLLCQEVKLGRQDGQVHLVTLLDETTTAECRQEVAVSLVKLFLGQGLVKEFLDLLFELELAKPCEPSTLFRSNSLASKSMESFLKVTGMPYLHAVLGPTITRVFEEKKYVELDPSKVEIKDVGCSGLHRVQTEGEVIEQGRQHLQSYLGELLDAISKSAPACPPVIRAAFRQLFGRVGERFPQHQRAKFVAVTSFLCLRFFSPAIMTPKLFHLREMHADARTSRTLLLLAKAVQIVGNMEPVAGRAKEAWLAPLVPTLQQGIAQMKDFIARLVGTEEEEEEEGEGRLPGPPAAVVKEGPLFVLKTRGKGPLLAAAAKKLHFCLTGETLSFSKSPGAERSGAIALTDVLAAEKVEEKSFGSNHVMQVVYLGTDGQQETAYLQCKCVNELNQWLWALRKACANNPRLLRAYHPGVFRGDKWSCCHQKERTGLGCDRTRPGVTVQEWRDPTDPAAEAQRLFHHLQGLQGTLREKYWELLEPAAARHGPQGDGAPLPEGLSQLFGALRDLERCHRLAQPPDPLAPTRLQQQT